The Maridesulfovibrio sp. genomic sequence GCCCGCAAGGATCTAGAAGCGAAGAAAAGTGAGTTGCCTTTCTACAAAGAAGGTACTGCCAGAAAAAAATTAGATTAAATCAAGCTAGATATACGCAGAATAGACCCCGTTGCTTTGTTAAGTGGCGGGGTTTATTTTTAATTGAAGACACATTAAACTCAAGCTATGAACAGCGTCATTAAAAATATTATTTATTCTTTTTTGCTAATTGTATCGGCATTCAATATTACTACTGTTGAAGCCGGATTTGTGCCTTACGGCAGAATATTTAAAGCAGTAAAAGATGAGCGGCCGTACATTACTCAGGCTCAAGACAGCAGGACGCAGCTGCAGTTGCATAAAAAAATACTCTTGAACTATCCCGAAAGTATGACCGGAGTTTCGAGCTATGTTTACTTGGGACACGGATTCTTGGTTGGCGAAGTGGAAAATGATGCTGAACGAGCTGGTTTAGTGGAATGCGCCAAATCTATCACTGATCTCAACGGGGTCAGTTATTTTCTCCCTCAAAAAAAGTCTTCAGATAACAGCACACCATCTGAACTCGAAATTAAGCTGAAGGGAATGCTTGAACCGAATTATCCTTCTTCAAAACTAACAGTTAAAGTTGTTCAGGATACTGTGATCATAATTGGAGTTCTCGATGATCAAGAGCAGGAATCAGCTCTCAAGACTGTACAGGAGATATCCGGGTCATCCAAAATCATTAATTTTCTACAGGTTCCGCAACAGCAAAAAATGCAAAGACAAAAACGCCATCCCCTGCGCAATTTTTTTAGCAATTAAGCAAAGGCATAACATGGGAAGAGCTGGACTCTTTCAGCACGTCAAGTTAGAAGTTTCACGTTATGTCCAGACTTTAATCATATAAAGACCTCTCGGCTCTTGCGTTGTTCTGTCTGATTTCCGGCAGGAACAACCTTTTCAAACGATATTCTATGTAAGGATATTAAGGTTTTGTTATGTTTAAAGAACTTATGGATATTAATTCCCGTCCCCTTCCCTTTGAAGTCTATACTGCAGCTGATCTTTGGACCGATGAACACATCTCCAAACAGATGCTAAGCTACCATTTACATCCCGAAATCGACGATCATGTGTGATTTCTGCGCACTCAGCCCTGAGCAGCGGAAAACAATGCTGCTCAAATTCAAGGCGATGCTTAAACCTGACGGAGCAGTTCTGCTGGATGTGTTTTCCCTCAGCGCATTCAACCAACTTGCGGAAAAGCATGTATTTGAACCCAACCTCATGGATGGTTTCTGGTCTGCTGACAAGTATTACGGATTCTTGAATACATATAAATATGAAGAAGAAAAGGTAATGTTAGACAAATATACCATCATCGAGAAAGACCGCACCCGCACGATCTACAATTGGCTGCAATATTTCAGTCCAGGAGTATTAAAATCGGAATTCAGCAATTGCGGTTTCAGCAGGATTGAACTTTTAGGCAATGTTGCCGGAAACAAGTACCAAAACGAAAGCAATGATTTTGCATTGATTGCTCGTAAGTAGTTGGAAAAACAAGGTGGGACCGTTTTTAAAACCAAAAACGGTCCCTATTTTATTCAAAATTTCATCAATTATGTCTGATTAGTAACAATATCGGGATAAGCTGCTCTAGCAGGCAGCAGATCGACTCGTTAAACCTCATTATTTTAGGATGTTAAGTAAGGAGCATTTGATAAGATGCTTATTTCTTAAATAGACATGAATATAATTCACTTCAAGAATTAAGACTTCGCCCACATTGCTTTTTAAGCTTAAAATACAGTACATTAAGATCAAAACTGCTAATTATATCAAAAAACGCACATATTAAATTGTGTCATTCATGTCTCAAGCAATTTTTTTTTCCCATCAAACCTATTGACGGATAAGTTCTTATTCAGATGATTGGAACACCCTCAAATTTCAGGAGCGATGATGAACATTAATCGTAGAGATTTTGTAAAGCTGACGACTGCGGCAGCTGCGGGGATAGCCGCTGTTCCGGCGTTCGGCGGGCTTGGTAAAGCCTTTGCGAATACAGCCGAGGAACGGGCGAGGCAGCTCAGTCCCAAATGGACCAAGCAGACCACCTCTATTTGCGCGTTCTGCTCAGTAGGTTGCGGCCTTCTGGTCAATACCGACCTTGAGACCAAACGTGCTATAAATGTGGAAGGTAACCCTGACCACCCCATTAACGAAGGAGCACTCTGCGCCAAGGGTGCTGCTGCCATCCAGATGACCGAAAACCCGCAACGTGTGGGAAAATTTTTATATCGCGCTCCATACAGTGGAGAATGGGAAGAAAAAGATTGGGATTTTTGCAAAAAACGCATAGCAAAACTGATCAAAAAATCTCGCGACGAAAGCTTTGAAAAGAAAAATGCCAAGGGACAGGTGGTCAACCGCACCATGGGTATCGCCTCTCTCGGTTCCGCTGCGCTGGATAACGAAGAATGTTATGCCATGCACAGCTTCATGCGTTCACTCGGCCTGGTCTATGTTGAGCACCAGGCACGTATCTGACACAGCGCAACTGTTGCGGCTCTGGTAGAGTCGTTCGGACGCGGCGCGATGACCAACCACTGGAATGACCTTCAGAACAGTGATTGTATTTTGATAATGGGCAGTAATGCTGCCGAAAACCATCCCATTTCTTTCAAATGGGCTGTAAAAGCACAAAAACGCGGTGCAAAGATTATCCATGTGGATCCGCGCTTCACCCGTACTTCCGCTCGCTCGGATGCATACATTCCTCTGCGTTCCGGTACTGATATCGCAGTACTGGGCGGTATGATCAACTACATCATCAAAAACAAGCGTTACTTCCATAAATATATGGTTGATTACACCAACGCTTCTTTTATCGTAGGTAAAGATTACGATTTCAAAGACGGCCTGTTCTCCGGCTTTGACAGTAAAGCCAATGCTTACGACAAATCAAAATGGGCTTTTGAATTGAACGACAAGGGTATTCCCAAGCAGGATAAATCCCTGCAGGATCCCAATTGTGTATTCCAGATCCTGAAAAGACATTATTCCCGCTACACTCCGGAAAAAGTATCCTCCATCTCCGGTGTATCGGTGAAAGATCTTGATCTGCTCTACAAGACTTACACCGCTACCGGAAAACCGGATAAAGCAGGAACCATCATGTACGCCATGGGTTGGACCCAGCACTCTGTGGGTGTTCAGAACATTCGTGCAATGGCCATGATCCAGCTTATGCTCGGTAACATAGGTGTCGCAGGCGGCGGCGTTAACGCCTTACGCGGCGAATGTAACGTACAGGGTTCCACTGACTACGCCCTGCTCTATCACATTCTCCCCGGCTACCTGAAGACTCCTCTTGCCGGACAGGACACTCTTGAACAGTACAACAACACATATACACCCAAGAGTAATGATCCTGAATCCGCTAACTGGTGGCAGCATTATCCCAAGTACTCGGCCAGCCTTATCAAGGCCATGTATTCCGAAGATACTCCGGAACAGGGATACCAGTATCTGCCTCGCCTTGATAACCACAAGGCCAGCCAGTATTCTTGGATTCCGCTTATTGACCGCATGTATCGAGGCAAATTTACTGGCGGCCTTATCTGGGGTATGAACCCGGCCTGTTCAGGCTCTGACTCCGTTAAGACCCGTAATGCCCTCGGAAAATTGGACTGGATGGTCAACGTAAACCTCTTCCCGTGTGAAACAAGTGATTTCTGGAAAGGTCCGGGAATGGATCCCAAAAAGATCAAGACCGAGACTTTTTTCATCCCTTGTGCTTCTCCTATTGAAAAAGAAGGGTCAGTATCCAACTCCGGACGCTGGATGCAATGGCGTTACAAGGGCCCGGAAACCTTTGGTGAAGTTATGAGCGACGGCCATTACTTCCACGAAATCTGGGAAGAACTCAAAGCTCTTTATGAAAAAGAAGGTGGTGCGTACCCTGAACCGATCACCCATTTAAGCTTTGAAAACATGTGTGAAGATGATGGACACGGCCACATGCACTTCAGCGCTCAGAAAACCGCCAAACTCTGTAACGGCTGGTTTACCCGTGATGTTGAAGTGAAAGGCAAGAAGTTCAAGAAAGGACAGCAGGTCCCCAGCTTTGCCTACTTGCAGGCAGACGGTTCCACTACCTCCGGAAACTGGCTGTACTGCAACTCCGTCACCGACGAAGGCAACAAGTCGGAACGCCACGATGCCACCCAGACCAAGGAACAAGCCAATATAGGCCTCTTCCCCAATTGGACATGGTGCTGGCCGGTTAACCGCCGCATCCTTTACAACAGAGCTTCTGTTGATGAAAAAGGACAGCCTTGGGCACCCAAGAAAGCGGTTATCAAGTGGAACGGTTCCAAGTGGATCGGTGATGTTCCCGATGGTGGCTGGAAGCCCGGCACCCGTCATCCGTTCATCATGCGTAAGAACGGCTTCGGCCAGCTATTCGGTCCCGGCCGTGCAGACGGTCCCCTGCCCGAATATTACGAACCGCTGGAATGCCCGGTAGACAACCATCCTTTCTCCAAAACCCTGCATAACCCCACGGCTGTTCAAATTCAGGGCGAGGAAAAGGCTGTCTGCGATCCGCGCTACCCGTTCGTCGGAACGACTTACCGTATTACCGAACATTGGCAGACCGGTTCCATGACTCGTTGGCAATCTTGGCTGGTTGAAGCTGAGCCGCAGATGTTTGTGGAAATCAGTCCCGAATTGGCCAAGCTGCGCGGCATTGAAAATGGTGACAAAGTTACTGTTGAAAGTGTCCGTGGATCGCTCTGGGCCATTGCAATGGTTACCGAACGTATCCAGCCCTATAACATTAACGGAAGCGACGTTCACATGGTCGGCATGCCCTGGCATTACGGCTGGGTAACCCCAATGAACGGCGGTGATTCCGCAAACATCGTAACCCCCAACGTGGGTGACCCGAACACCGGTATCCCCGAATACAAGGCCTTTATGGTCAATCTCCGTAAGTGGAAGGAGGGTGATAACTAATGTCCGGTAAAAGCTTCTTTGTAGATCTCACCCTTTGTACCGCCTGTCGCGGTTGTCAGGTTGCCTGCAAGCAGTGGAAAAAACTGCCTGCAGAGCAAACCCGTAACGTTGGTTCCCATCAGAATCCGCAGGATCTATCGTCCAAGACTATCCGGCTGGTACGCTTCAGTGAAGCACGGGACGAAGACGGTAAATTACGTTGGCTTTTCTTCCCGGAACAATGCCGTCACTGCCTTGAGCCTCCCTGTAAGTACATTGCAAACATGTACGCACCGGGTGCCGTGGTTCAGGATGAAAAGACCGGGGCCGTGGTAATGACCGATAAAGCCATCCTGCCAAAGGGCAAGGTGGAAGGCTGGGAAATGTGTCCTTACAATGTTCCCCGTCAGGATCCGGAAACCGGACTATTCTCAAAGTGTGACATGTGTCTCGACCGTGTGGAAATGGGCATGAAGCCCGCATGCGTGCAGAGCTGCCCCACCGGAACCATGAACTTCGGCGACCGTGCGGACATGCTCAAGCTGGCCAAGGAAAGACTTGCGGAAGTGAAAAAAGCCAACCCCAATGCCTACCTCGCCGATCCCGAGGATGTGCGCGTGATTTATCTCTGCGAAACCAAACCGGAAAACTACTTCGGTAATGTCGTCGCTTCCGCAGAGCAACGCAAGACGCTTCTGGCCGGGGTAACTCCGTCTAAAACTTCAAGACGCGGTTTCCTCACCACTCTTAAAAACAAAGCCTAGCAGGCAGGAGAAATAAAATGAAAAAATTATTGATCGCATGCCTGTGTTTGATGGGCATTGTGTTCGTCGCCATCGGTGCTGGCGCACAGGAAGATTGGACTGCCCCGGATGATGATTTGGTCATCAATTTCATCAAGGGCAAAAGTCCTAAAGATCACGGTGTAGTTTTCAACCATTCAAGCCATGCAAACTATGAATGCATTGACTGCCACCACAAAATGAAAAAAACAGGCGAACCTACCAGTTGTGCAGATTGTCATACTAACTTTGAACCGATTCCGAGCAAAGGATACAAATCCTACTTCAAGGCCATGCATTACAAGCGCAAAGACCTCAAACGTGCTTCTTGCCTCGGCTGTCATGTGAAGGAATTCGGTAATGATAAGGAAATGACCGGATGCATCAACTCCGCCTGTCATCCTGATGGAATAAAATAACAACCAGAAAAAAACAGTCTATTCCTCTAGAGAAGCCTCTGCCTAAAGGCAGGGGCTTCTCGTCTTTCATGCAAATACACTGGAAAATTTATTTATTTGCAAACCGTTCATCCGATTTCAATGATTCAGACTTTTTAGCATTGGTTTCCAGCCAGCCGAAACGGTCTGCGGGAACAGCATCAAATTCTTTTACGTAAGGCTTTATGTCTATCAGCGGGGTTCTGTCGAGTACGTCCACTCCCCTGATATGGAGAACATTACCCTCAATGCTGAGTAACTCCACAGTAGACATCCCGATCATATTCGGCCTGCGTGGAGCACGGGTGGAAAACAGTCCACGTTCTTCAGTATCCATAAACGGCTTAACTTTTAGATGATAGTCTTCGTTCTTGTGGAAATGATATAGAAGAATGATATGAGAGAAGCCTTCAAGATCCTGCAAACCTTCTTTAAGAGCATCGTGAAGCTCTATTTTTCCAGCCACATCTTTGGCTCCAGAAGGCTGGATCGGCATACCCTCGGGAGTCTCAAATGGAGAGCGGATGTATCCTATTGGATGGAATATTATGGCATCTTTCTCTGGTAAAGGCATTTAAACCTCCATTATAGTGGACAAACTTGATTAAGGGGCAAGCTGCCTGATTCTACTGCCCGGGTAATCATAAGTGATCCGGGCAGTGTTTCATGATAATTCAGCTTTTCATAATCTCTGCTACCAGTTTAGTACAACTGGTTAAACTTTCAACTGTAATGAACTCTTCGGTGGTGTGAACCTTGCTCATCCCAATTCCAAGAGTCACGGCA encodes the following:
- a CDS encoding BON domain-containing protein; its protein translation is MNSVIKNIIYSFLLIVSAFNITTVEAGFVPYGRIFKAVKDERPYITQAQDSRTQLQLHKKILLNYPESMTGVSSYVYLGHGFLVGEVENDAERAGLVECAKSITDLNGVSYFLPQKKSSDNSTPSELEIKLKGMLEPNYPSSKLTVKVVQDTVIIIGVLDDQEQESALKTVQEISGSSKIINFLQVPQQQKMQRQKRHPLRNFFSN
- the fdnG gene encoding formate dehydrogenase-N subunit alpha — encoded protein: MNINRRDFVKLTTAAAAGIAAVPAFGGLGKAFANTAEERARQLSPKWTKQTTSICAFCSVGCGLLVNTDLETKRAINVEGNPDHPINEGALCAKGAAAIQMTENPQRVGKFLYRAPYSGEWEEKDWDFCKKRIAKLIKKSRDESFEKKNAKGQVVNRTMGIASLGSAALDNEECYAMHSFMRSLGLVYVEHQARIUHSATVAALVESFGRGAMTNHWNDLQNSDCILIMGSNAAENHPISFKWAVKAQKRGAKIIHVDPRFTRTSARSDAYIPLRSGTDIAVLGGMINYIIKNKRYFHKYMVDYTNASFIVGKDYDFKDGLFSGFDSKANAYDKSKWAFELNDKGIPKQDKSLQDPNCVFQILKRHYSRYTPEKVSSISGVSVKDLDLLYKTYTATGKPDKAGTIMYAMGWTQHSVGVQNIRAMAMIQLMLGNIGVAGGGVNALRGECNVQGSTDYALLYHILPGYLKTPLAGQDTLEQYNNTYTPKSNDPESANWWQHYPKYSASLIKAMYSEDTPEQGYQYLPRLDNHKASQYSWIPLIDRMYRGKFTGGLIWGMNPACSGSDSVKTRNALGKLDWMVNVNLFPCETSDFWKGPGMDPKKIKTETFFIPCASPIEKEGSVSNSGRWMQWRYKGPETFGEVMSDGHYFHEIWEELKALYEKEGGAYPEPITHLSFENMCEDDGHGHMHFSAQKTAKLCNGWFTRDVEVKGKKFKKGQQVPSFAYLQADGSTTSGNWLYCNSVTDEGNKSERHDATQTKEQANIGLFPNWTWCWPVNRRILYNRASVDEKGQPWAPKKAVIKWNGSKWIGDVPDGGWKPGTRHPFIMRKNGFGQLFGPGRADGPLPEYYEPLECPVDNHPFSKTLHNPTAVQIQGEEKAVCDPRYPFVGTTYRITEHWQTGSMTRWQSWLVEAEPQMFVEISPELAKLRGIENGDKVTVESVRGSLWAIAMVTERIQPYNINGSDVHMVGMPWHYGWVTPMNGGDSANIVTPNVGDPNTGIPEYKAFMVNLRKWKEGDN
- a CDS encoding 4Fe-4S dicluster domain-containing protein, producing the protein MSGKSFFVDLTLCTACRGCQVACKQWKKLPAEQTRNVGSHQNPQDLSSKTIRLVRFSEARDEDGKLRWLFFPEQCRHCLEPPCKYIANMYAPGAVVQDEKTGAVVMTDKAILPKGKVEGWEMCPYNVPRQDPETGLFSKCDMCLDRVEMGMKPACVQSCPTGTMNFGDRADMLKLAKERLAEVKKANPNAYLADPEDVRVIYLCETKPENYFGNVVASAEQRKTLLAGVTPSKTSRRGFLTTLKNKA
- a CDS encoding cytochrome c3 family protein, yielding MKKLLIACLCLMGIVFVAIGAGAQEDWTAPDDDLVINFIKGKSPKDHGVVFNHSSHANYECIDCHHKMKKTGEPTSCADCHTNFEPIPSKGYKSYFKAMHYKRKDLKRASCLGCHVKEFGNDKEMTGCINSACHPDGIK
- the tsaA gene encoding tRNA (N6-threonylcarbamoyladenosine(37)-N6)-methyltransferase TrmO; the encoded protein is MPLPEKDAIIFHPIGYIRSPFETPEGMPIQPSGAKDVAGKIELHDALKEGLQDLEGFSHIILLYHFHKNEDYHLKVKPFMDTEERGLFSTRAPRRPNMIGMSTVELLSIEGNVLHIRGVDVLDRTPLIDIKPYVKEFDAVPADRFGWLETNAKKSESLKSDERFANK